In the genome of Apostichopus japonicus isolate 1M-3 chromosome 15, ASM3797524v1, whole genome shotgun sequence, one region contains:
- the LOC139980546 gene encoding uncharacterized protein: MDLTKTAVQRSNSDEEMPRRSIFYVPMYVHDLTFVSNADFAEHLLQDHTKRFQMHLFRKDAESQTEAFSAAVTTERSVDTQKGEDTSDPVTSTPLKKPSANVLSNVTSRIRYGAALERNLRLYEYTLPHLHDPEQKRSYIWQGQALFPDFC, encoded by the exons atggacctgacaaaaacagcagtgcaaaggagCAATagcgacgaagagatgccacgaagatctatcttctacgttcctatGTATGTCCATGATTTGACTTTtgttagcaacgcagatttcgcagaacatttgcttcaggatcacacaaaaag gtttcaaatgcatcttttccggaaagatgccgaaagtcaaacagaggcattctcagcagctgtcaccacagaaagatcagttgacactcagaaaggagaag ATACTtctgatccagttacttcaacacctctcaagaagccatctgccaatgttctgtccaatgtcaccagtaggattagatatggagcagcattggagagaaacctcagactgtacgaatacacattgccacatttacatgatcctgaacaaaagagatcatatatatggcaggggcaagcacttttcccagacttttgttga